ATTCGTGAATTTTATTAATCAAACGTTCGATTGAATTTAGGGGAGATCAATCATATTAAGGTTAAATTGGGATAAACAATTTTTCACCCTGAAATAGTCAGTTTGTTTCTTAGTATAATTTATTGGGTAAAAATAATAATGAAAAAAGTATCTTGGATCGTCTATAGGATACATTCTAGATTATGTCTGTTGCCTGTTAACAGCTTTTCTAATGAAAACGCTTGATAAATTAAATGGAATCATTTATCATTCTAATTACAAAAAACGGAAGGGTGACCTTAAAACAATGATCATTTAATCCTATTTTCAAAAGGAAAATTCGTAAAAAATTATACGATTCTTTTTTCTGGATAGGATTAGTCTGTACTTTTTTATTACAACCAATAAGATCATTGTGTCCCTTCCGTTAAGGATATTATGCTTTTTCTGATGTTGTATGGTACTGCCTCCTGCCCAGAAAAATCGTGCAGGAGGTTTTATTTTGGAAAAAAATAGTTCGGTAGTATTGAGTGGGAAGGAAGGACCTTCATCCACCCTATTTCGTAACCGCGTTTTTCAAGCAATTATTGTTTCAGGTTTATTTTTACAAATTGGGATTTGGATCCGTAACTTTGCTGTTTTACTATTTGTTATGGATGAGACGAATGGTAGTGCATTTGCGGTATCGATGATATCTGTTGCAGAGTTCGCTCCTATCTTCATTTTTTCTTTTATTGGTGGCACATTTGCTGACCGCTGGCTACCGAAGAAAACAATGGTTTGGTGTGATATCCTAAGTGCTATTTCTGTATTTGTTGTGTTAGTGGCGCTTGTATTTGGAACTTGGAAGGTAGTCTTTTTTGTCACCTTCATATCAGCGATACTCTCGCAATTTTCCCAGCCATCTGGTATGAAATTGTTTAAAATGCATTTGTCAGCAGAGCAAGTTCAGGCTGCAATGTCAGTTTATCAAACAGTCTTCGCGATATTTGTGGTTTTAGGCCCTATGATTGGTACATTTGTGTTCCAATCCTTTGGTATTAACATTTCGATTGCGCTGACAGGTGTTGCCTTTTTACTTTCAGCTGGTTCACTAGCATTCCTACCTAGAGATTACAAAATGGAAGAAGGGACCGAAACTTCTTTATTGCAAGAAATGAAAAGTGGTATTAAATATGTTTTAGGGAAGAAAGAATTAAGTTTATTAGGCCTTTGTTTCATGGCTGCAGGACTTGGAGTTGGTTTCATTCAACCACTTTCCATTTTCCTTGTAACAGAACAATTAGGCTTGCCAAAGGAAAATTTGCAATGGCTGTTAATAGTTAATGGAATTGGAATGATTTTAGGTGGAGCAGGTGCAATGATCTTTGCTAAAGCAACACCTCCCCAGAGGCTACTGGTATTCGGTATGCTTGTGAATGCTATTGGAATGGCTGTAATGGGGCTATCAACAAATCTTTGGATTACGCTACTTGCTGAATTTTTTAGCGGATTAACAATGCCCTGTATTCAAATTGGTATTAATACATTGATTTTGCAAAAAACAGAAGAGGCTTTCATTGGTCGGGTAAATGGGATTTTAAGCCCACTTTTTGCGGGATCAATGGTGATAACAATGAGTTTAGCAGGTATTTTAAAGGAACAATTTTCATTAGTAGCTATATTTGAAGCAGCTTCAGTTATGTTTATCGTTGGTCTGATCTGTATTTTACCAATATATAATCAGAAAATTAAAGAGAAGACGGAAATGGCGGGTTCTAAGATAAACTAAAGGCAGTTTTAATATCTAGTTTGTCTATAGGAATATGGAACAGATGGCTTGGGTAAGGAAAAGTGCATAGAAATAAGAAGGCGTGTAAAAATTGACATCAGTTTTTACACGCCTTTTTGATGGGAGTTTTGAATAATGGAATTTGAATATCCAATGCTCTTGAAAAATAAACTCTCTCTGCTATCAACCTGGTGAATTAATATGTAAATATAGCAATAAAAATCCTCTTTTTATTGAACGAACGTTTGATTAAATTTCATTTTGATCAGGCAACTCGTGTTCAGTTGGCTTAGACAATTTTCATGAATGGAATCCATATATTTTTTTAGAATAGAAATGAAATAGATTCAAATGAAGGAATGGTCAAAAGGTTAAATGAATATTTTCCTGCTATTATTAAAGTTAGGTAATTAACGTGGTCAATAAGAAACACAAAGTGAGGATGATAGTGACTAGTACTTTTCTAAAAAATAGTATAGTCGTCCCACGAAAAGTGGTGGGAAAATTCGGTATATTTAATCATGTTAATTTATGAACATACGAATATAATAGAAGTACACCAAGATTTTTTAACCTAAGGTCCGTTAAAAATTTTCGGCTTTAGGAGTGTGAAGATAATATGATGAGAAATATTGCCTTCGCTTTATTGATTGGTGGTTTGGTAGGGATTGTTGGACATGTGAGAAAAAAGGGAAAGATCGTCAAACCAAGAAAAACGAAAAAGTTTATTTATTTGGGATTTTTGGAAGAAGTCTTGATGGGTGCCTTATCTGCAGTCCTATTAGTAATTTCATCTGATGTCGATTCTCTATACAAAGTTGTCTACATTTCAATATTGGCAGGTATTGGCGGAGATGCTGTCTTGGAGGAATTGAATGTTTTCCGTACAGATCAAAAAACAGCAATTCCAGAAGACCGGAAAAAAGACGCATAAATAGAAATCCCCCTCCCAAAAACTAAAGGGAGTTTTTTTTGTTTAAATGGAAAATAAAGTACGAGTATGTTCATTGGGTTAATTACATTTTTATATCGAGACCCAAAATCGGTTGGGCAACAATAAAAAGGGTCTTCATCAATGCGATGAAGGCCCAAACTCGGTTGGGCAACAAGAAAAAGGGCCTTCATCAAGGCTATGAAGGCCCAAAATCGGTTGGGCAACAAGAAAAAGGGCTTTCATGAAGGCAATGAAGGCCCAAAATCGGTTGTGCAACAAGAAAAAGGGTCTTCATGAAGGCAATGAAGGCCCAAAATCGGTTGGTCAGCAAGAAAAAGGGCCTTCATGAAGGCAATGAAGGCCCAAAATCGGTTGAGCAGCGAGAAAAAAGGCCTTCATCAATGCAATAGTGTAAGTAGAACGTATATTATTTTTCTGCATGTTACATTTGTGATAATCATACGTCTTATCAATTAGAAAGATGTAGCAAAACAAACATGGGAGAGGTTCCATTGAAACTTCAATTTCTAGAGATCTATGATCACTATTTTAATGATGTGTACCGGTATGTGTTAGTGAAGACAGGAAACAAATGGGATGCAGAGGATATTGTCAGTGATACATTTCGAAAAGCATATGAGAAGTTATCTTCTTTGAAAGATGATTCGAACCCGAAGTCATGGCTAATGTCCATTGCCAGAAATAATGTAATTGATTTTTATCGAAAAAAGAAAGGAGTTTTAGTTGGAGATGATCTGGAATCCTACTTATCTCCGATTCCTTTCGATGATCCACTTGACCAGTCGGATGAACTAGTTTGCTTGAAAAAAAGCCTTGTACATTTGTCGAAGGAAGACTTAGAAATTGTCAATTTACGCTATTTTGCAGGATTAAAGTTTAAAGAAATGGCTGATGTCTTAAAAAAAGAAGATGGTTCTCTTCGTGTAAAATCTAGCCGAATTACAAAAAAAATCGGTATTCTCATAACAAAATGTTTGGGGGAATTATGATGGAGGAAGAAAAAGTGGTCGATGTTCTCTATCAGGTGCGTGACCAAATTAAGGTTGATGAAACGCTAAAGGTAAATCTTCGCAAGTCTTTTAGAAAAAAACGCAAACCTTTATGGAAAAGAGTATGGATGTACAGTGCGGTAGCGGCGATTATCCTTTTTTCCTTTTTACTCGTTGATTTTAAACCAAAACCAGTTGATGCAAATGTCTTTAAGATAACGAACTCTCTTTCTCTTCTTAATATAGGAAGTGGAGAGATAACAGCCATGACCCATCATAATGGAAATCTGTATATATCTCTTCCTAAAAAGGGTATTTTTATTTATACACAAAAGGGTCTTGAAAAAATAAGCAAAGAAATGGCTGACGATATGTCTATTGATGCAAATGGGAAAAACCTGCTAATTTCAGAAGAAGGATCTGTGGCTTTGCTTAATTTGAAGAAAAACCAGAAAAAAATCCTGCTTGGAAGTTCATCTTCAATTCGCTACTCCCATCCAATTTGGAAAGATGATCAAACGATATATGCTGTCCAGAATAAGGAAGGTAAAGAGCAGATAATTGAATTTGATCTGCAAACCCAAAAAGAAAAGGTGGTAACTAAGGGTTCAATGCCTGCTTATATAGTAAAAGGCAAGTTACTTGTGTTTGAACGAGACGGGAAAATCATGAGCCTTAATGAAAGGAACGGTGCAGCAAAGGAAATAGATAGAGGCATAAATCCTGCAATATCACCAGATGGCAAATTTATATCTTATGTGAAAGCAAGCAATGGTATCGAAGATGTTTGGGTGACTGATATTGATTTAATAGCGAAAAAGAAGATTACAACCAACCCTGTTGCCAAAGAAAAAAGCTTATACCAATACTCTTCGCCTGAATGGAGCTCAAGTGAACGCGGATTATTTGTTGTGAAGCAACGTTTGGCTGATAAAAATAGCCCCATGCAAATCATGAAAATTAACTTAGGCGAAAAAGAACTAGATGCGAAACAAACTGTGAACCGCTTTTTACAAGCAGTAATTGTGCGAGATGATGACTATGCAAAAACAATGATGAAAAATCCACCAGAATTTTTGACCATATCAAATCCGCATCAATCAGGCTATCAGATTCTAAGTTCTAACAAAGAAAAAGATGGAGTTGTTCATGTCAAAGCAGAAGTAAATTGGAGCTATACTGCAAATCCTTATTATAGAATTGCTACGTATGATTTTGAATTGATCCACGGCGGAAATGGGTATGTAATTAGCAAAGTAACAGAATTAGACAGCAAAGAAGTAATGCCAGAAATCAATTCGGACCATGTTCAACTGATTGAGGGAGATAAGAAGGAGACGCTCTTTTCCTTAAGTGATATCCCTCAAAAAATGATGAAGGATTCAAATTATCGGCTAGCTACACTCGCGCTTGATCAAAAAGGAAATAAGATCCTTTTCACAGTGCAAGAACTGCAAGATGGATCAAATCAAGCGGCTGTCAATTTATTATCTTACGATCTAAATAGTAAGGCATTCACTTTCCTTGATAGGGTTGAATCCATTGATGGTCATAAAAATATCGGCGTTTCAGCAATGTCCTTGTCTGGATCGGGAAAATATATTGCTCTTGATCTATTTTTAGATGAACCTCCTTTTTCACCATATGTATATGTATATGATATTCAAGAAGTTGAGCAATTAAAGCAATTTAAACTGGCCCATTCCGTATTTTGGCAGGGAGAGCAGTTGTTTATGCAAAAGTTGGCAGATGACCAGTTTATGATTCTGCAAAGATTTGACCCTACGGTAAAAACAAAATGATATATAGGGGCCTGTTCCTGATAACATATGGGATAGGCTCCTTGCTATTTACTCAAGTCCTATGGAATAATTATTTTTGAGATTTGAAAACTTTCCAAAGTCGATATTCCTAGATTTTTAAAAAGAAGGGACTTATTTATGACCAAGCCAAGATCTTCTAGATTGAAGCCTCTCTTTTATTTGATTTTATTCCTATCTATAGTTGTGGTTGTTGTTTATGCTTTTTTAGATAATGGAGCTCTGAAGCATACAGAAAATGAAAAACCGATAACATTAGCTCCTGCAAATAAAAAACCTTCAAATCATGATGCATTGGTAAGCGAAACCTTTTCATTATCTAAAGAAGGAAAAATTAAGGATTGCTCCTTCATTTCAGGACAGACAAATAGACAGGAAGTAAATCATACATGGGGAAAACCCTCACAAACAACGAAGACTGTAAACAGCAAATACGAAGAGTATTTAAATCACGATGCTGTTGTGGGTTATCAGGGTGAATTGATGAATGATCTTAGGTCTTATGATCAAGATTTACAAAACATTCATTTTAATGAGATTAAAAAGGTGGGTGGCGAACCTAATGAGGTTCGGTATTTCAAAGATAATACCAATGATCAAATTATTCTTATTTACCATGTAAATTCTTCATACGATTTAAAATGGATTTTACCAAAACCATCAAATCAGGAATCAAATCCAAAAGTGGATCACATTTCTGTATATGCACTGATAAAAAATCAGCCTAGTCAAAGTCAATCCGATCACCAAAAGAACATATCAGAAATGATTGCAGATATGAGTTTAGATGAGAAAATTGGGCAGATGATTATTGCTGGAATCTCAGGAACTACTGTTGATACAAATGCACAAAAGTTAATAGCTCAAAGCAAAGTTGGTGGATTCATTTTTTACGCAAATAATTTAGTAAATCCACAGCAAACGGTGCAGCTTCTGAATCAAATGAAGTCAGAAAATGTTCCAAACCCATTACCTCTGCTGCTAAGCATTGACCAAGAAGGTGGCAAAATTTCAAGGCTTCCTGGGGGATTTATTAATTTTCCAACCAATAAAGAAATTGGGTCAATCAATAATTCTCAGTTTTCTTATAAAGTTGGGACTTTATTGGGTAGTGAGTTAAAAGGATTTGGTTTCAATCTTGACTATGCTCCAGTTCTTGATGTTAATAGTAATCCCAAAAACCCAATTATC
The Neobacillus sp. PS3-40 genome window above contains:
- a CDS encoding sigma-70 family RNA polymerase sigma factor, with translation MKLQFLEIYDHYFNDVYRYVLVKTGNKWDAEDIVSDTFRKAYEKLSSLKDDSNPKSWLMSIARNNVIDFYRKKKGVLVGDDLESYLSPIPFDDPLDQSDELVCLKKSLVHLSKEDLEIVNLRYFAGLKFKEMADVLKKEDGSLRVKSSRITKKIGILITKCLGEL
- a CDS encoding DUF4257 domain-containing protein; translated protein: MMRNIAFALLIGGLVGIVGHVRKKGKIVKPRKTKKFIYLGFLEEVLMGALSAVLLVISSDVDSLYKVVYISILAGIGGDAVLEELNVFRTDQKTAIPEDRKKDA
- a CDS encoding MFS transporter gives rise to the protein MVLPPAQKNRAGGFILEKNSSVVLSGKEGPSSTLFRNRVFQAIIVSGLFLQIGIWIRNFAVLLFVMDETNGSAFAVSMISVAEFAPIFIFSFIGGTFADRWLPKKTMVWCDILSAISVFVVLVALVFGTWKVVFFVTFISAILSQFSQPSGMKLFKMHLSAEQVQAAMSVYQTVFAIFVVLGPMIGTFVFQSFGINISIALTGVAFLLSAGSLAFLPRDYKMEEGTETSLLQEMKSGIKYVLGKKELSLLGLCFMAAGLGVGFIQPLSIFLVTEQLGLPKENLQWLLIVNGIGMILGGAGAMIFAKATPPQRLLVFGMLVNAIGMAVMGLSTNLWITLLAEFFSGLTMPCIQIGINTLILQKTEEAFIGRVNGILSPLFAGSMVITMSLAGILKEQFSLVAIFEAASVMFIVGLICILPIYNQKIKEKTEMAGSKIN
- the nagZ gene encoding beta-N-acetylhexosaminidase, yielding MTKPRSSRLKPLFYLILFLSIVVVVVYAFLDNGALKHTENEKPITLAPANKKPSNHDALVSETFSLSKEGKIKDCSFISGQTNRQEVNHTWGKPSQTTKTVNSKYEEYLNHDAVVGYQGELMNDLRSYDQDLQNIHFNEIKKVGGEPNEVRYFKDNTNDQIILIYHVNSSYDLKWILPKPSNQESNPKVDHISVYALIKNQPSQSQSDHQKNISEMIADMSLDEKIGQMIIAGISGTTVDTNAQKLIAQSKVGGFIFYANNLVNPQQTVQLLNQMKSENVPNPLPLLLSIDQEGGKISRLPGGFINFPTNKEIGSINNSQFSYKVGTLLGSELKGFGFNLDYAPVLDVNSNPKNPIIGDRSFGNNPEIVSKLGIQTMKGIQSQNIIPTIKHFPGHGDTSVDSHLELPIVYKSLAELKKLELIPFERSINSGADVVMVAHILLPKLDAKFPASMSKNIITDILRKQLHFNGVVITDDMTMKAITNHYNIGSAAVDSVKAGSDLILVAHDYNKIKQTISSLKTAVQKGEISEQRINGSVSRIIKLKRKYQINNTKAGNTNIGKMNQSIKNLLDAYTK